Proteins from a single region of Sphingopyxis sp. BSN-002:
- the ctaD gene encoding cytochrome c oxidase subunit I, with protein MTDIAATAHAHGHDHAHDHDHDTPGFFVRWFMSTNHKDIGTLYLIFAIVAGIVGGVISGMMRLELAEPGIQYLPGWAHWLGSGGDEVAGKHLWNVLITAHGLIMVFFMVMPAMIGGFGNWFVPLMIGAPDMAFPRMNNVSFWLTFVAFVMLVGSSFVPGGSGHGAGTGWTVYAPLSTSGSVGPAVDMAIFSLHLAGAASILGAINFITTIFNMRAPGMTLHKMPLFVWSVLVTAFLLLLALPVLAAAITMLLTDRNFGTTFYDATGGGDPILYQHLFWFFGHPEVYIMILPGFGIVSQIISTFSRKPVFGYLGMAYAMVAIGVVGFIVWAHHMFTVGMSVNLKMYFTAATMVIAVPTGIKIFSWIATMWGGSMSFKTPMVWALGFIFMFTVGGVTGVVLANGGVDQNLHDTYYVVAHFHYVLSLGAVFSLFAGFYYWFPKMSGRMYSEVLGQLHFWIFFIGVNVMFFPQHFLGQQGMPRRYPDYAEAYAYWHHISSLGYVIMAVGMLFFFVNILWSLFAGKQAADNPWGEGATTLEWTLSSPPPFHQFNELPRIA; from the coding sequence ATGACCGATATCGCAGCGACTGCACACGCGCACGGCCACGATCATGCCCATGATCATGACCACGACACGCCGGGCTTTTTCGTCCGCTGGTTCATGTCCACGAACCACAAGGACATCGGCACCCTCTATCTGATCTTCGCGATCGTTGCCGGCATCGTCGGCGGCGTGATCTCGGGCATGATGCGTCTCGAGCTCGCCGAGCCCGGCATCCAGTATCTGCCCGGCTGGGCTCACTGGCTGGGTAGCGGCGGTGACGAGGTTGCGGGCAAGCATCTGTGGAACGTGCTCATCACCGCGCACGGCCTGATCATGGTCTTCTTCATGGTCATGCCCGCAATGATCGGCGGCTTCGGCAACTGGTTCGTGCCGCTGATGATCGGCGCGCCCGACATGGCGTTCCCGCGCATGAACAACGTCAGCTTCTGGCTGACCTTCGTTGCGTTCGTCATGCTGGTGGGGTCGAGCTTCGTGCCCGGCGGCAGCGGCCATGGCGCCGGCACCGGCTGGACGGTCTATGCCCCGCTGTCGACCAGCGGCTCGGTCGGGCCGGCGGTCGACATGGCGATCTTCTCGCTCCACCTTGCGGGTGCGGCGTCGATCCTCGGCGCGATCAACTTCATCACCACCATCTTCAACATGCGCGCGCCGGGCATGACCCTGCACAAGATGCCGCTGTTCGTGTGGTCGGTGCTCGTCACCGCCTTCCTGCTGCTGCTCGCACTGCCGGTTCTGGCCGCCGCGATCACCATGCTGCTGACCGACCGCAACTTCGGCACCACCTTCTACGATGCGACCGGGGGCGGCGATCCGATCCTGTACCAGCATCTCTTCTGGTTCTTCGGTCACCCCGAAGTGTACATCATGATCCTGCCGGGCTTCGGCATCGTCAGCCAGATCATCTCGACCTTCAGCCGCAAGCCGGTGTTCGGCTATCTCGGCATGGCCTATGCCATGGTCGCGATCGGCGTCGTCGGCTTCATCGTGTGGGCGCACCACATGTTCACGGTCGGCATGAGCGTGAACCTGAAGATGTACTTCACCGCCGCGACGATGGTCATTGCGGTCCCGACGGGCATCAAGATCTTCAGCTGGATCGCCACCATGTGGGGCGGTTCGATGAGCTTCAAGACCCCGATGGTCTGGGCGCTCGGCTTCATCTTCATGTTCACCGTGGGCGGCGTCACCGGCGTCGTGCTCGCGAACGGCGGCGTCGACCAGAACCTGCACGACACCTATTATGTCGTCGCGCACTTCCACTATGTGCTGTCGCTGGGCGCGGTCTTCTCGCTCTTCGCCGGCTTCTATTACTGGTTCCCGAAGATGTCGGGCCGGATGTACAGCGAGGTCCTGGGCCAGCTGCACTTCTGGATCTTCTTCATCGGCGTGAACGTCATGTTCTTCCCCCAGCACTTCCTGGGCCAGCAGGGCATGCCGCGCCGTTATCCCGACTATGCGGAAGCCTATGCCTATTGGCACCACATCTCGTCGCTGGGCTATGTGATCATGGCCGTCGGTATGCTCTTCTTCTTCGTGAACATCCTCTGGTCGCTGTTCGCGGGCAAGCAGGCCGCCGACAATCCGTGGGGCGAGGGCGCGACGACGCTCGAATGGACGCTGTCGAGCCCGCCGCCGTTCCACCAGTTCAACGAACTGCCGCGTATCGCCTGA
- a CDS encoding heme o synthase gives MAQSLTHGEPALPADWRDLFALTKPRVMSLVVFTALCGLLAAPGSVHPVLAFSSILAIALGAGASGALNQWYEAGLDAKMKRTAGRPLPAGRLDPQTALQFGVGLAAFSLFLMLFASNWQATLLLAGSIVFYVFVYTMWLKPRTPQNIVIGGAAGAFPPLIGWVAATGSIAPLPVLLFLLIFLWTPPHFWALALFVRSDYAAAGIPMMPVVAGETSTRRQILFYALIMAVGAIAPWPLGYTGALYGWTAVVLSAVFVLLSIQVGMRTTGEGDAMRPEKRLFAYSIAYLFILFGAVVADHWWPL, from the coding sequence ATGGCGCAGAGCCTGACCCACGGCGAACCGGCGCTTCCGGCCGACTGGCGCGACCTGTTCGCGCTGACCAAGCCGCGCGTGATGTCGCTTGTCGTCTTCACCGCGCTGTGCGGCCTGCTCGCGGCGCCGGGCAGCGTCCATCCGGTGCTCGCCTTCTCTTCGATCCTTGCGATCGCGCTGGGGGCAGGGGCGTCGGGTGCGCTCAACCAATGGTATGAAGCGGGACTCGACGCGAAGATGAAGCGCACCGCCGGGCGGCCGCTTCCGGCGGGCCGGCTCGACCCGCAGACCGCGCTGCAGTTCGGTGTCGGCCTCGCCGCCTTTTCGCTGTTCCTGATGCTCTTCGCGTCGAACTGGCAGGCAACCTTGCTGCTCGCCGGCTCGATCGTATTTTACGTCTTCGTCTATACGATGTGGCTGAAGCCGCGGACGCCGCAGAATATCGTTATCGGCGGTGCGGCGGGCGCCTTTCCGCCGCTGATCGGCTGGGTTGCGGCGACGGGCAGCATCGCGCCGCTGCCGGTGCTGCTCTTCCTCCTGATCTTCCTCTGGACCCCGCCGCATTTCTGGGCGCTCGCGCTGTTCGTGCGGTCGGACTATGCCGCCGCGGGCATCCCGATGATGCCGGTCGTCGCTGGCGAAACCTCGACGCGGCGCCAGATCCTCTTCTACGCGCTGATCATGGCGGTCGGTGCGATCGCGCCATGGCCGCTCGGCTATACCGGTGCGCTCTATGGCTGGACCGCGGTCGTGCTGTCGGCCGTCTTCGTACTCCTGTCGATCCAGGTCGGGATGCGCACGACGGGCGAGGGTGATGCGATGCGCCCCGAAAAACGCCTCTTCGCCTACTCGATCGCCTATCTCTTCATTCTGTTCGGCGCTGTCGTCGCCGACCATTGGTGGCCGCTATGA